One Spinacia oleracea cultivar Varoflay chromosome 4, BTI_SOV_V1, whole genome shotgun sequence DNA segment encodes these proteins:
- the LOC130459295 gene encoding uncharacterized protein, with product MRDKKINKFGQEDDSRGLELSTYVVKAPRKTQVKTLEVSKPRVCKSTAIEKAAPNIYTQSQSTLRTRMSPASLYNMIKDLDPNQRKAVEDIGFGSLLTLGFGELYSKLNLFLVQNFEPYGRTLYLQDGKLNIDVEDVHLTLGLPMGAKVVKGATSDNDTEEFSVLLNKWRDIWGLKTGSPETSKMCHKILKLGSGDDFKRSFVVFFVSSCLNGHKSAKCNYKILFSLMRTNEISQLNWCQYTLKKLVEAVVCWRENPTPNFKGSVIFLMVIIPTHTYII from the coding sequence ATGCGTGACAAAAAGATTAACAAATTTGGCCAAGAGGATGATTCAAGGGGACTTGAATTAAGTACCTATGTTGTAAAAGCTCCAAGGAAAACACAAGTGAAAACTCTTGAAGTGTCTAAGCCGCGTGTTTGTAAAAGCACGGCAATCGAGAAAGCCGCACCAAACATCTACACACAAAGTCAAAGTACTCTTCGTACTCGAATGTCTCCCGCTAGTCTTTACAACATGATCAAAGACCTGGATCCTAATCAACGAAAAGCTGTCGAGGACATTGGGTTTGGTTCTTTACTTACTCTAGGTTTTGGAGAGTTGTACTCTAAGCTAAACCTTTTTCTTGTTCAGAATTTTGAACCATATGGCCGCACTTTGTATCTACAAGATGGGAAACTAAATATTGATGTGGAGGATGTGCATTTGACTCTTGGTCTTCCAATGGGTGCAAAAGTTGTGAAGGGAGCAACAAGTGATAATGATACTGAGGAGTTTAGTGTGTTACTGAATAAGTGGAGGGATATATGGGGTTTGAAGACCGGCAGTCCTGAAACAAGCAAAATGTGTCATAAGATTCTGAAGCTTGGATCTGGTGATGATTTTAAGAGGAGTTTTGTGGTATTTTTTGTTTCAAGTTGTTTGAATGGTCATAAAAGTGCAAAGTGCAATTATAAGATATTGTTTTCTTTGATGAGAACAAATGAGATAAGTCAGTTGAATTGGTGTCAGTATACCTTGAAAAAGTTAGTAGAGGCCGTGGTGTGTTGGAGAGAAAATCCAACTCCTAATTTCAAGGGTTCTGTGATATTTCTCATGGTAATTATTCCTACACACACTTATATAATATAG
- the LOC110789296 gene encoding vacuolar protein sorting-associated protein 35B-like isoform X2 yields MVGAIASGQISKYIGRKGSLMIASIPNIIGWLVVSFSRGNNQITVNTIQDLMELITTEMQSDNAATDSAAEAFFASTLRYIQFQKQKGGAVSEKYEPNEN; encoded by the exons ATGGTTGGTGCAATTGCTAGTGGTCAGATTTCTAAATACATTGGGCGCAAAGGG TCACTGATGATTGCTTCAATCCCAAATATCATTGGATGGTTGGTCGTATCATTTTCGAGA GGAAACAACCAAATCACCGTCAATACAATCCAGGATCTAATGGAATTAATTACTACAGAGATGCAAAGTGATAATGCGGCAACAGATTCTGCTGCTGAAGCTTTCTTTGCAAGCACATTGCGGTACATCCAATTCCAGAAACAAAAAGGTGGCGCAGTTAGTGAGAAATATGAACCTAAT GAGAACTGA
- the LOC110789296 gene encoding vacuolar protein sorting-associated protein 35B-like isoform X1 — protein sequence MVGAIASGQISKYIGRKGSLMIASIPNIIGWLVVSFSRGNNQITVNTIQDLMELITTEMQSDNAATDSAAEAFFASTLRYIQFQKQKGGAVSEKYEPNVSFFVDLGELKS from the exons ATGGTTGGTGCAATTGCTAGTGGTCAGATTTCTAAATACATTGGGCGCAAAGGG TCACTGATGATTGCTTCAATCCCAAATATCATTGGATGGTTGGTCGTATCATTTTCGAGA GGAAACAACCAAATCACCGTCAATACAATCCAGGATCTAATGGAATTAATTACTACAGAGATGCAAAGTGATAATGCGGCAACAGATTCTGCTGCTGAAGCTTTCTTTGCAAGCACATTGCGGTACATCCAATTCCAGAAACAAAAAGGTGGCGCAGTTAGTGAGAAATATGAACCTAATGTTAGTTTTTTTGTTGATCTGG GAGAACTGAAAAGTTAA
- the LOC130472091 gene encoding uncharacterized protein, translated as MSHSFNEWMQSIHQSANMVSNTRNVDIGMIPVPILQQFDDVANDHVSSIDAYSNADDVVNELNTVITPASHVQIEIDDIQEELDFWNSSIICYVVGANPPIHVMEGFIRRIWKKYNVDKVVLVKKGVFLVRFLTMDMRDNVTSGHFFFDNKPMVVKPWTMDMDMEKEDLKSVPIWIQLRLNFKYWGEKSMFKIVSQLGTPIKRDSATVSRDKLQFARVLVDMPISKSLPDQISFMNEHNELIQVPVTYEWRPTVCTNCKQVGHLTIDCRHAKTKKIWVQKKQQPLIPKPAVIVPEPDVDQEGFQRTLRPIRVRPTSLAPVSVANHFQSLDEDEHSVCSTAVGLLEHKVKLANLGKLYQRIFSNWCFTNNASYHKGGRIIVAWNPGSFSVNIQAVTSQLIHYFVQPVSGNSGFFCTFIYAFNDSHSRVELWKDLKILNTQEPWILCGEFNCVMNMEDMIGSLVRHTEIVDMCECMQHCEMEDIKSVGNFYTWNNKQQGASRVFSKLDRVMENPKWQSIYVSAESIPGTHEGKSPSNTLLCGKLLLNLGVLYKLNGIVKCRELNKIGFNDIQAADLQAYNAMLEAQNVIHQHTDDLSLADAELQVVQDYKIKHQAYVDFLRQKSKAAWIKDGDENTSLFHQSIKARNSQNQVYSIFDMNGDWKDNPADVSQAFLDYYTALLGTTHSNRKSVLSHVVQTGPLVTEAHKAILNAPYTADEVKEALFSIPGRKAPGPDGFGAYFYKDTWSIVGDEVTAVVLDVLQHGKLLKELNHTVITLIPKTKCPKNEMMYQLGFPGDFVDLVMKCVTTPKFSLMPNGTMHGFFKSKRGLRQGDPISPLLFVLCMEYLSRILHKMSEHHLFQFHPRCQGIKLTHLCFADDLIMCSKGDFPSVYLMLQAFKLSSFLILLVFLQTSTNLFSTVVVCLRVIVPEL; from the exons ATGAGTCACTCATTCAATGAATGGATGCAATCAATTCATCAATCAGCTAATATGGTGAGCAATACTCGAAATGTTGATATTGGTATGATTCCTGTACCAATTTTACAGCAGTTTGATGATGTTGCGAATGATCATGTTAGTAGTATAGATGCTTATAGTAATGCTGATGATGTTGTAAATGAATTGAATACTGTAATCACCCCTGCTAGCCATGTTCAGATTGAGATTGATGACATACAGGAGGAGTTGGATTTTTGGAATTCTTCGATCATTTGCTATGTTGTGGGTGCTAACCCCCCAATTCATGTGATGGAAGGGTTCATTAGAAGGATCTGGAAAAAGTATAATGTGGATAAGGTGGTGTTAGTGAAGAAGGGTGTCTTCTTAGTTCGATTCCTCACAATGGACATGAGAGACAATGTGACCTCTGGTCATTTCTTTTTTGATAATAAGCCAATGGTTGTGAAACCATGGACTATGGATATGGACATGGAGAAGGAGGACCTCAAATCTGTTCCTATTTGGATTCAGTTAAGACTGAATTTCAAATACTGGGGTGAAAAGTCCATGTTCAAAATTGTGAGTCAACTAGGTACACCAATCAAGAGGGACTCTGCTACTGTGAGTAGAGATAAACTCCAGtttgctagggttttggttgATATGCCTATTTCTAAATCTTTGCCTGATcaaatatctttcatgaatgAACACAATGAATTGATTCAGGTTCCTGTTACTTATGAATGGAGGCCAACTGTTTGTACTAATTGCAAGCAAGTTGGTCATCTGACTATTGACTGTAGGCATGCTAAGACTAAGAAAATATGGGTGCAGAAGAAACAACAGCCACTAATTCCAAAACCAGCAGTGATTGTGCCTGAACCAGATGTAGATCAGGAGGGTTTCCAAAGAACTCTTAGGCCAATAAGGGTCAGACCTACTAGTCTAGCTCCTGTTTCAGTTGCAAACCACTTTCAGAGTTTGGATGAAGATGAACACAGTGTCTGTAGTACTGCAG TTGGACTCCTAGAGCATAAGGTTAAGCTGGCCAATTTAGGGAAGCTTTACCAAAGGATTTTCTCAAACTGGTGTTTCACCAATAATGCTAGTTACCATAAAGGAGGGAGAATAATTGTTGCCTGGAATCCTGGAAGTTTCTCTGTGAACATTCAGGCTGTTACCAGTCAGCTCATTCATTATTTTGTTCAACCAGTGAGTGGTAATTCTGGATTTTTCTGTACTTTCATTTATGCTTTTAATGATAGTCATAGCAGGGTAGAATTGTGGAAGGATTTGAAAATTCTGAATACTCAAGAGCCTTGGATCTTGTGTGGAGAATTTAATTGTGTTATGAACATGGAAGACATGATAGGTTCTCTTGTTAGACACACTGAAATTGTTGACATGTGTGAGTGTATGCAGCACTGTGAAATGGAAGATATTAAAAGTGTAGGCAACTTTTACACTTGGAATAATAAACAGCAGGGTGCATCCAGAGTGTTTTCTAAGCTAGATAGGGTGATGGAAAATCCTAAATGGCAAAGTATCTATGTTTCTGCTGAG TCTATCCCAGGAACACATGAGGGAAAAAGCCCTTCAAATACTTTACTATGTGGAAAACTACTTCTCAATTTAGGAGTATTATACAAGCTCAATGGGATAGTCAAGTGCAGG GAATTGAACAAGATTGGTTTCAATGATATTCAAGCTGCTGATCTTCAGGCATACAATGCCATGCTAGAAGCACAGAATGTTATACACCAACATACAGATGATCTTTCTTTGGCTGATGCAGAATTACAAGTTGTTCAGGATTACAAGATCAAACATCAAGCTTATGTAGATTTTTTGAGACAAAAGTCTAAAGCTGCTTGGATTAAAGATGGTGATGAAAACACCTCTCTTTTTCACCAAAGCATCAAGGCTAGGAATAGTCAGAATCAAGTTTACAGTATTTTTGATATGAATGGAGATTGGAAGGATAACCCTGCTGATGTGTCACAAGCTTTCTTGGATTATTACACTGCATTATTGGGTACCACTCATTCTAATAGGAAGTCTGTGTTGAGCCATGTGGTTCAAACAGGCCCTTTGGTTACTGAAGCTCACAAAGCTATTCTCAATGCCCCTTATACTGCTGATGAAGTGAAAGAAGCCCTTTTTTCAATTCCTGGCAGAAAGGCACCAGGTCCAGATGGGTTTGGAGCTTATTTTTATAAGGATACTTGGAGCATAGTAGGAGATGAAGTTACAGCTGTTGTCCTTGATGTTCTGCAACATGGCAAGCTACTGAAAGAGCTCAATCACACAGTCATAACTCTCATTCCCAAGACCAAGTGTCCCAAGAAT GAAATGATGTACCAGTTGGGCTTTCCAGGTGATTTTGTGGATCTTGTCATGAAATGTGTAACCACTCCAAAATTTTCCTTAATGCCAAATGGCACAATGCATGGATTCTTCAAGTCTAAAAGAGGATTAAGACAGGGAGATCCTATCTCTCCTCTCCTGTTTGTTCTATGTATGGAATATCTTTCCAGAATCCTTCACAAAATGAGTGAGCATCATTTATTCCAGTTCCATCCTAGATGCCAAGGTATTAAACTCACCCATTTGTGCTTTGCTGATGATCTCATTATGTGTAGCAAAGGTGATTTTCCATCTGTTTATCTCATGCTGCAAGCTTTTAAGCTAAGCTCTTTTCTGATTCTACTGGTCTTCTTGCAAACAAGCACAAATCTGTTCTCTACTGTTGTGGTATGCCTGAGAGTGATTGTGCCAGAATTGTGA